A region of the Candidatus Marinimicrobia bacterium CG08_land_8_20_14_0_20_45_22 genome:
CCGGTGCAACTTTTACCGTTCATGGCGTCAATGTTCATCCCGGTTACGCGAAGAACAAACTCGTGAACGCCGTTAAAATCGCCTCGGAAATCGTTTACCAGATCGCTAAGGAACCCAGCCCGGAAACAACAGAGAAGCGGGAAGGGTATCTTCATCCGCACGGCATCGAGGGCGGCGTCGAGAAGGCAACCGTAAAAGTCCTGATTCGTGATTTTGATGAAGACGGAATGAAGACAAAAGCGGCAAAATTGTCCGCGATTCGCGAAAAGATTGCCGGCAAATATCCCAAAGCAGGGATCGATCTTGAAATCAGAGAATCCTATAAAAATATGCGCGTCAAAATTCAGGAATATCCGCAGGTTGTCGAATACGCTCTTGAAGCGGTCAAGCGCGCAGGCGTCGAACCTAAACTACAGATCATTCGCGGCGGAACGGACGGTTCGAAACTTTGT
Encoded here:
- a CDS encoding peptidase T (catalyzes the release of the N-terminal amino acid from a tripeptide), with translation GATFTVHGVNVHPGYAKNKLVNAVKIASEIVYQIAKEPSPETTEKREGYLHPHGIEGGVEKATVKVLIRDFDEDGMKTKAAKLSAIREKIAGKYPKAGIDLEIRESYKNMRVKIQEYPQVVEYALEAVKRAGVEPKLQIIRGGTDGSKLCFMGLLTPNIFTGGHNFHSKLEWISVQTMNKAVETLVNLIQIWAEKSC